The following proteins come from a genomic window of Canis lupus dingo isolate Sandy chromosome 20, ASM325472v2, whole genome shotgun sequence:
- the LOC112666872 gene encoding olfactory receptor 7A17-like, translated as MEADNDTGISEFLLLGLSEEPELQPLLFGMFLSMYLITVFGNLLIILAVRSDPHLHTPMYFFLANLSFVDICFTSTTVPKMLLNIQTQGKVITYAGCITQIYFFLLFADWDDFLLAVMAYDRFLAICHPLRYTVIMDPWLCGLLVLVSWIMSTLNSLLQSLMVLRLSFCAEVEIPHFFCELNQVVGHACSDTFLNNIVIYFAAVLLGGAPLTGIIYSYSKIVSSILRISAAQGKYKAFSTCASHLSVVSLFYGTSLGVYLSSAANHSSYKSAVASVMYTVVTPMLNPFIYSLRNRDIKRALRGSLDGSLTRASAVAAPALGFLL; from the exons ATGGAAGCAGACAATGATACAGGAATTTCAGagtttcttcttctgggattatCAGAGGAACCAGAACTACAGCCCCTCCTATTTGGGATGTTCCTCTCCATGTACCTGATCACTGTCTTTGGAAACCTGCTCATCATTCTGGCTGTCAGGTCAgacccccacctccacacccccatgtacttcttcctcgcCAACCTGTCCTTTGTAGACATCTGTTTCACCTCCACCACTGTCCCGAAGATGCTGCTGAACATACAGACTCAGGGCAAAGTCATCACCTATGCAGGCTGCATCACACAGATatacttttttctactttttgcaGACTGGGATGACTTTCTCCTGGctgtgatggcctatgaccgTTTTTTGGCTATCTGTCACCCCTTGCGCTATACAGTCATCATGGATCCGTGGCTCTGTGGACTGCTGGTTCTGGTGTCGTGGATCATGAGTACCCTGAATTCCTTATTACAGAGCTTAATGGTGTTGCGGCTGTCCTTCTGTGCAGAGGTGGAAATCCCCCATTTTTTCTGTGAACTCAATCAGGTGGTTGGGCATGCCTGTTCTGACACCTTTTTAAATAACATAGTGATATATTTTGCAGCCGTGCTGCTGGGTGGGGCTCCCCTGACTGGTATCATATACTCTTACTCTAAGATAGTTTCCTCAATACTTAGGATCTCAGCAGCTCAGGGCaaatataaagcattttccaCCTGTGCATCTCACCTCTCAGTTGTCTCCTTATTTTATGGTACAAGCCTAGGAGTGTACCTGAGTTCTGCTGCTAATCACAGCTCTTACAAAAGTGCAGTAGCCTCGGTGATGTACACGGTGGTCACACCCATGCTGAATCCCTTCATCTACAGCCTAAGGAACAGAGACATAAAGAGGgctctgaggggatccctgg ATGGTTCCCTCACCAGAGCCTCTGCTGTGGCTGCTCCTGCCCTTGGGTTCTTACTGTGA